The Apium graveolens cultivar Ventura chromosome 6, ASM990537v1, whole genome shotgun sequence genome contains a region encoding:
- the LOC141664703 gene encoding uncharacterized protein LOC141664703, which produces MWEIDLIGELPKAKGDVKYAVVAVDYFIIWAEAMPLATIRAKKIRDFVFNSIMCRFGIPYMLVSDNGKHFNSKEFYGPVEVGSGSLRRDRYTEEDAEVNQRLHLDLLEETRENSQLRLVVYQQRAARYYNKKEKGQLLKVGDLVLRKVMPNTKNPQHGVFRANWEGPYKIKAILWKGTYHLEDLEGKLVPRAWNAEHLRKYYQ; this is translated from the exons ATGTGGGAAATAGATCTTATTGGAGAATTGCCCAAGGCTAAAGGGGATGTCAAATATGCGGTGGTCGCGGTTGATTACTTTATTATATGGGCAGAAGCTATGCCATTGGCAACTATCAGAGCAAAGAAAATCAGAGATTTTGTCTTTAACTCCATCATGTGTAGATTTGGAATCCCTTACATGCTTGTGTCTGACAACGGAAAGCATTTTAACAGCAAGGAGTT CTATGGTCCCGTGGAAGTTGGTTCAGGATCGCTTCGTAGAGATCGTTACACGGAGGAAGATGCAgaggttaatcaaaggcttcatttgGATCTTTTGGAAGAAACAAGGGAAAATTCTCAGCTGAGGCTTGTAGTATATCAACAGCGTGCTGCAAGGTATTACAACAAGAAGGAAAAGGGACAACTGTTGAAGGTAGGGGATTTGGTGCTTAGGAAGGTGATGCCAAACACTAAGAATCCCCAGCATGGAGTGTTtagagctaattgggaaggaccatacaagataaAAGCAATCTTGTGGAAAGGGACTTATCACCTTGAGGATTTGGAAGGAAAGCTGGTTCCGCGAGCGTGGAACGCAgaacatctccgaaagtattatcagtaa